A stretch of the Capsicum annuum cultivar UCD-10X-F1 chromosome 8, UCD10Xv1.1, whole genome shotgun sequence genome encodes the following:
- the LOC107839415 gene encoding auxin-responsive protein IAA16, with translation MTSVLGAECDKIRLDYEAETELRLGLPGANGNEVESTNNKNNGKRVFSQTVDLKLNLSSKDSTIDINQVVDNMKEKKNNNTNNIVVPTPNDPAKPPAKAQVVGWPPVRSFRKNVLTVQKNTTASGESSGAAAATGAAFVKVSVDGAPYLRKVDLKMYKSYQQLSDALGKMFSSFTIGNCGTQGFKDFMNESKLIDLLNGSDYVPTYEDKDGDWMLVGDVPWEMFVDSCKRLRIMKGSEAIGLAPRAVEKCKNRS, from the exons ATGACGAGCGTGTTGGGTGCAGAGTGTGACAAAATCCGTTTGGATTATGAAGCGGAGACGGAGCTAAGGCTAGGGTTGCCCGGAGCCAATGGAAATGAAGTCGAATCGACTAATAATAAGAACAATGGCAAAAGGGTCTTTTCACAAActgttgatttgaaattaaacCTTTCTTCAAAGGATTCTACAATTGATATTAATCAAGTAGTTGACAACAtgaaggagaagaagaataataatactaataatattgTTGTGCCAACTCCTAATGATCCTGCTAAGCCACCAGCCAA GGCACAAGTTGTGGGTTGGCCACCAGTGAGATCATTCAGGAAGAATGTATTGACTGTCCAGAAGAACACCACCGCCTCCGGTGAAAGCTCCGGCGCCGCCGCCGCCACCGGAGCAGCCTTTGTGAAAGTCAGTGTTGATGGTGCCCCATATTTACGTAAAGTGGATTTGAAAATGTACAAAAGTTACCAGCAACTTTCTGATGCACTTGGCAAAATGTTCAGCTCTTTCACCATTG GGAATTGTGGGACTCAAGGATTTAAGGATTTCATGAATGAGAGCAAATTGATAGACCTCTTAAATGGCTCAGACTATGTACCTACTTATGAAGACAAGGATGGTGATTGGATGCTTGTTGGCGATGTACCTTGGGA GATGTTTGTTGATTCATGCAAGCGCTTAAGGATAATGAAAGGATCAGAGGCCATTGGACTAG CACCAAGAGCAGTGGAGAAATGCAAGAACAGAAGCTGA
- the LOC107839417 gene encoding probable prefoldin subunit 4, with amino-acid sequence MQQAGTSGSEVEVTWEDQQNINKFGRLNNRLHELHDEIKTAKEACENFEDASNELILTDEEIVRFQIGEVFAHVPKDEVESRIENMKEKTSKNLEKLKEEKESVVAQMAELKKILYGKFKDSINLEED; translated from the exons ATGCAGCAG gCAGGAACTTCGGGCTCGGAAGTGGAGGTAACATGGGAGGATCAACAGAACATTAACAAATTTGGAAGATTGAATAATCGTCTTCACGAACTCCACGATGAGATCAAGACTGCTAAG GAAGCATGTGAAAACTTTGAGGATGCAAGCAATGAGCTTATTCTGACCGATGAAGAGATAGTGCGCTTCCAGATAGGGGAAGTTTTTGCTCACGTTCCAAAGGACGAAGTGGAGAGCAGGATAGAGAATATGAAAGAGAAAACTAGCAAGAACTTGGAGAAACTAAAGGAAGAGAAGGAATCAGTAGTTGCCCAGATGGCTGAGCTTAAGAAGATACTATACGGGAAATTCAAAGATTCAATCAATCTCGAGGAGGATTAG